In Apodemus sylvaticus chromosome 7, mApoSyl1.1, whole genome shotgun sequence, the sequence CCTTGTAGGAAGGCCCCCAGGTGAGGAAACAGTGTCTTGGCTGAGGATGTCCTCTCCTCCTGGGACCATTCCTAGGAGTCCTTCTCTTTCAGGCCAAACTCAAGGGATACTACCTGTCCTGCCCTCCGGATGAAGACTGGAGGATTCTGGGACCCTGGAGACCACCCTGCTGTTTTGCAGGCTTTTCTTAAAAAGCaaacacttttattttctatgcaAAGGTGATCCAGAGAATTTATATAAAGGTGGGGAGGGGCAGCCGAGCAGGGAGTATTACTGATGGACAGGAGAGCCCGGTTCCCAGCTGCCCGAGGGCCCTCTGATTCCCTGACAGGTCAGGAGGGTGGCACGGAGCAGCTCCAGCCTTTGCCAAGGGGTACCTATGGCGGGCAAAAGCCCAGCCTGAGCTGTGGCCATTGAGGTGGGGACTCTAGGGCAAGGGAGCAGGGGAAACTGCCTGTGCTTATTAATCACCcttccttgtttgcttttcttcttgtctGGGGAGAGGTCCCTGCTAGGCCCCTTCCCAGGGATGCTGTCTTGAGGGGAGTAAGTGGAACATGAATGTGAATGGAACACAGGCCTATGTTAGCTATCAGGAGAGGACACCTTCCATGTCTGACAGATCGTTGAGGTTTCTGGTCTGCCCCAGTAGCCCAGGGTGACTCACTCTGGGCTGCCTGTTCCAGCTTTTGCTGGAGGGAACCTTCAGGGCTCAGGACAGGGCAGTAGTAAAAGCAGGGGCTAGGCCTTTGAACAGCTGGGTGGTTTGTACATTCAAGTTTGAGGTGAACCCTTGGGTGGGAGGGGGCTGTGCCCGCCCTGAAGGCTTGGCAGGGCCACCCCTCACCTAGAACCTAGGGCCTAGGGACAGGGGCTGCTGGCTTGGCCCGGCCAGCCGGGTTTCTCAGAGGGTCTGTGGGTTGACACTGGTTCTTTtcgtaaaaaaataaaattaaaaaaagcagcATGTCACGCCCATGGTGACCATGTGGCCTGGTAGTTGAAGGAGCGGTCCAGCTGGCTGTGCTGCCACCCCAGTGAGGGGAGTTGCAAGGATGGGTTGTGGGGGTGGGTGCTGCCAGGTCTGTGGTGGCAGCTGCTGGCCTCCTCCTGCCTGGTCAGGtgcagctgtgggggtgggggaggacttGCCTCTTCCAGCGGATGTCAAAGCCAGGTCAGAGTGGAGAGGACAGAACAGGATGAAGGCTGCCCCAACAGGATCTCATGTAAAGTATGGCAGCAACACGCGCTTGGGACCAAAGGTTGGGCTTGGGGGTACTTGAGGGCAGCGGCGACATCGTGTACAAAAGTGTCCAAGTTCCCATAGCAAAGAAGGCTGTGACCGGGCGTTCACGCTTCTCCAGCACAAGGAGGGGACAGCCACTGGCTGTGCTGGGCCTGGACTTCATTTGGTTTCCTGGTGCTGTCAGTGCGCAGTGCTGTCGCGGCTGGAGGCACCTAACTCCCATAGTGCATGGTGTTGGTCGGGATGGACATGGGCGAGGCCATAGAGATGGCAGGGCCACCCATGGTGAACTGGTTGTTGACTGCATAGTGGGCACTCGAGCTACCGCCGCCTCCCTGGGCACCTGAGGAGCCTGTAGGGCAGGTCATGGGCACTGAGGAGCCAGCATGACCCCTGAGCCTGCCTGGCCCCCACTGGTAGCTTGAACGTGTGCGCAGGCCAGGCGGGAGGCCCCCCGCCCACGGCCCCGCTACCCTGTTACCTTGGACAATGCCCGTGCTCATTATGGAGCCCATCCGGGAGTGGGTGTGATTGACAATCCCTGTGTTGGCTGCGCAGCgacagggaggaaagagggagggagggagatgtcACCGCCCCCAGCCTGCCCGGCCCAGTCCACTTTTCATGGATGGTGTGGGAAGGGCAGGAGGAGTGGTGATAGATGAAggtgcagagacacacaggccTAGAGTctccaggaagaggaagaagtgaCCATGACAGCGACAGTGGTGGCAGAGAACCAAGCACTGGTTTAACCGGCCACTGGCACATCCCAGTCCTCCCCTGCCATGCCATAGATCCCAAAGGACACTCACCTAAGGGAATCAGGTTGTTGTGACCCACACTGGAGCCGCCGGCAATAACACTGCTCAGGTCATAGGCAGTAGGCATTCCTAAACACAAAGTAGGTGTCAGGGTTGGGGACTTGGGGTCCAGGCTGCCATCAAGGGCCTCCAGCCATGTCTGGAAATAACATTCAGACTCACCAGCCACAGCCACCCCACTACTGAGATTGTAGGTACTTCCTGTGTTCCACATATTCTCCGAGGGAGATGTGTAGTGTGAGCCAGGCGGGGGTGATGGGGTTGTACCTGTGTACCTGTGGCAGAGATTAACTGTGGGCAGGGCTGTGGCACTCCTGGTGCCCTCCCCACTAAAGCCCTGTACTACCTGAAGAAGGGGTTCTTTAGATCCAGCAGGTTACTAGACTTGGATCCTGTCTGGTCCACCTGTGCCACAATACTGATGTCATAGCTCTGTCTGGGGATAGAGAGGGTGACTGTGAGGCAGCTGGGCTGGTAGACCCCTGTGCCTACCCAGCCCTAGATGGGTGGCAGGGTGCACCTTTTGTTGGCAATAAGCAGACATGTCCCTGAGAGCGTGTCCCCGGCCTTGGCAAACAACGGTGACTGGAAGAGGCACCGGACTTGGTACCAGTGGGTCAGGGGCTCTGTTGGGGCTGTGGAGAGCCACACGGTCATTCTGTCAAGAAGAGATGGATGCACTTCACTGGATTGGCACCACCCACCCCACATTCCTTGGTATCATCCCCAAGGGCCTTCCCTAAATGGTCCTCTGGGGTCTCAGGGGTGAGACTGGCTGGACTCTAGTGCAAAGCCAACCCATGGCCACCAGGTCCCTACTCACCCTGACACCCATGTACTAAGACAAACACACTTAAGGGACAGGTACTGAGGGTAGCAGCTGAGGAAATGACAGCCACACCCCTTCCCCATGGTTCTTCCTGGGGTTTAGATGAGAAGACCCTAAGGAGTGAGGACAATAGCCAAGCCCAGAGGCCACAGGAGGACGGAGTCCAGCAGCGATATACTTACATGGAGCCAATGAAAGCAACATCGAACCAGAAGGCCAAGCCATGGACCAGCCCTGAATGCAGCATGTGGAATTTGAATGGAATTTCTATCCTGCAAGGCAAAGGGCATGGGGTTGCTGTAGAAGCCCCACCTGACAGGAGAGTTGGAGGGGTAGTTGGAAGGGCAGCAGGTGGCCACAAGTGACCAGGGAGTTGATGTACACGATGGCGAGGAGAGTGGGAGGTGGGGAAGGGCGGCAGCGGCCGTGGGTGCTCTGCTCAGTGGAGGAAGCTACCTGTGCAAATCGCCTTCTTTGGCTTCTAAGAAGTTCACTGTGTACTTGACAGACTTTGCCATCAGGATCCGGATGTCAAATGTGTCCTGTAAAATGATAGATATGACCCAGCTTGTGCTGCACGTGCCACAAAAGCCTCAATGCCCGTCCCTCACCCCCCAGGCCTGGCAATGGCACTAACTTCTGCTATCTTGGTAAAGCTAGCTCGGTCTTCTCAGCCACGCTAGGCACAACAGCAGGGACAGCAATTAGACTACACTTCTCAAAATGTaatgacagacaggtggatctcttcaagtttgaagccagcctagtctgtacagagagttccaagccagccaggattacagagagaaaaataagaggctggcagtgctggagagatggctcagtagttagaagCACTAGCtactctcttccagaggacccaggttcaaatctcagcacccacatggcagctcacagcttcaGGGGAACTGATGCCTTCTTATGACCTTGGACTGCAGGCCTAACAGTGGtagaggcaaaacacccataaacaaAGGTTCTGGGAGTCAGTGAGATCAGGTCCTCAAGTTTGTAAAGCCGTAgcactttagccactgagccatcttctcactCGGACCTCATCCTCTTGGTCATCTGCCTCAGTGTCCTAAGTTTTGGGATTCCAGGAGTGTGCAGCAAGACAGGGCAGTGCTTcattttttactgttgagattgAACCCTGGGCCTCATACACGTGAGACATGAACTCTGCGCTGAGCCTTACCATCCATCCTTAGGATGGTCACCAAAACACAGTGGCAGCACCTAAATTCCTACCTACTCAGCAAGTGGTGGCACCTAATCATGTGGGCCAGGTTAACAATATGTGAAGATCccatttggaaaacaaaaccagaagcctgGCCTATGGCtcagtgcctttaatcccagcacccaggaagcagagccatgtccatttctgagtttgagacagcCTTGACTTTAAAGAGTGAGttccggagagatggctcagtggctaagagcactaactgctcttccaaaagtcctgagttcaattcccagcaaccacatggtggcttacaaccatctgtaatgggatctgatgccctcttctgatgtatctgaagacagctacagtgtactcgtatatataaaataaatagaataagtctttaaaaaaaaaaaaaaagaaaaagagagttccAAGCCAGATAGGGCCACACAGTGAGGCcctgttttaaaaagcaaaagagcCACACAGCTGGTTCAACAGGTGAAGGCACCTGCTGCATATACAGGCTTGTTACATTAAGTTGCCAAGCaacatacaaaaattttaaaagcctaaGTAAAAGATGAATTCAACATCAGTGACAAATTTCTGTATTCTcagcacataggaggcagaggtgaattggaagtttaaggccagcctgggctacacaatgagtttcAGGTCAAAGTGAGACtatcatctaaaaaaaaatagaagagaggactagagagagatgtctcagtggttaagagcactaactgctcttccagaggtcatgaattcaattcccaagcaaccacatggtggctcacaaccatctgtaatgggatctgatccctCTTCCGGTGTGTTAGCGACAGGatgttcatatacattaaataaataaatcttaaaaagctaAAGAACAAAACGGTGATGAGAAGGGAACTGGAAGACTGAGCACTTGAGAATATTAAAATGGGGGACAAATGGAAGAGTTTGAGATTCATTTCCCAGATgtgatgacacacacctgtaacggGAACTGGAGGGCAGTGTACAGTGGGAAGTGATGGTCTCCAAAGgacaaaaaagaattattttgctGAAGTGACTGACTACATACATATCACTAGATCCTAGAAGAAACTGAGACAGAAGTTGCACTACAACTAGAGTTTTCTTAGACTAGTGAAACAGAAGGGAAGACATTAAGGGATCAGGGAGCCTGAATAATCTTCAAATGGGTAAGACTTTCATGGGCTGAGgcaagtgagttcaaggccagcctgttctacagaacgagttctaggacagccagggatgccCAGAAAAACCTgctctggaaaacaaacaaaaaaacgaatCACAGAAACTTGTATAAATGTTGTTTCCTTGAGTAGTAAGGCCACAACAGGTTTAcaatagaacagaaagaaacataaCTAGAAGAAAAGTATTTTTGTACTATTACTGGGTAAAAGCAGAGACTAAGACAATATAAAGGTTCAAAAAGAATAACACAAGTTAATGTGTTAGTGACAAGTTATTGAATACTGACAAAAAGAATaacacaacaggatgttcttATTCTagacaattttgttttttttttaaagatttatttattatatgtaagtacactgtagctgttttcagacaccggaagagggcgtcagatctctttacggatggttgtgagccaccatgtgggtgctgggatttgaactcatgacctttggaagagcagtcggtgctcttacctgctgagccatctctccagcccccttaataCAACAGTTTTAAACCCAGGTCTGCTGGTGTCTTCTGGAGGACTAGCCAGTGCCTCTAACCAGAGACAACTCTCTAAACCTCAGGTTTTTTCTCCTTAATTcccttttctgtatgtgtgtgtgttcacttgagTGCAGGTGCACTCAGGCCCGTGGGACGTTGTGAGCAatatgatgtgggtgctgggatccagtATCATGTCCTCCCGTAAGAGCAGTACGTGCTGAGTAattcctgagccatttctccattccTCATCCAGCTTGGGTCTCCTGATCCCATGCCTCCACCTGCATGCAGGAGTTATAAGTGTGGACCACAAGGACCACATTCTTGTTCTTGATACTAAACAGTCAATCAAATGTGTTTGCTACAAAGCCGCCTGCTGTCACATGTGATCTGCAGAGGGAGGGTTGAGAAAAGCAGGGGTTTCTAGATTCCAGGCTTGCATGAGACCATGGTGAAGCCTGAATCTCTTTGGTGCAGCAGTGCCCTGTACACACTACTCACCACCACAGGTTGCCGGAAGTACTCATCCACAGCAGCGCCTCGGAGGGCTGACAGGTCCACTCCATGGAAGGATGGCTGGTACCTGTAGAAATCCCCAACCGCACCCGCAAGGTCACCAGCAGTAAGAAAGGCAGGTGGGGCCACTTGCTTTCTTTATTAGCTGGCCCTTGCCTACCCCATGTCCTTTAGATACTACTGAAGcggggaagagaaaaaagaggagagacGGCCCACCCGACGGTTGAGGACTGGGTCCAGCCCCAATCAGGCAGGCTCCATAGCCTGGCCAGGACACCCAGGGCAGCTCACCAGAAGTTGGCTTTGGTGAACTGCTCCATGTAGAGCTGTTCATCGGTGAAGGGTGCGAGGTGGACATCACCAATGGTGGGGAACATGTTTCCTGGAATTGGGGGCAGGGAAGAGTGCTATTGTCAGGACAGTATATCCTGTAAGGCTGTGTAGAGTTTCTAGAGGACCTTGAGATCTCCAATCAtggacccacccacccacgctaCAGTGGGTAGCATTGTTTGTCCATGGCTTCTTAAGTATGTGAAGTGTAGCCTAGCCAGAATACAGTCCAAGATGGCTTACTGCTTTGTGGTGTGGGGTTGGGCCTTggtgactctgactctgactctcagATGTAACCCTTGGGGAGGTGGTCAAAGAAGGGAAGCTAAGAGCCCACGGAGCCGGGCGGGCCTTCAACTCCTGATCTGGCCAGCTTCCACCAGCGTTGGAATTATACATAGGTAGGCATGTACGCACTAGCTTGCTTgtctttttgagatggggtcttgctGTCTCAGGTTCCTAGTACTGAGATCttcagtgtgtgccaccatatccaaCCTAATTCTGATAAGTCAGAGGCTTTTTCCGTTAGTGCTTTTGATTTTCATCCATGACTCACATATAAGTTCAAAATTCCCTATTTAGAGCCAAGGCACCTGGCTCAGTTCACTCGGGGTGTTGTCTACTACCAGTTCCTATGGTCATCGGTACATTGGCTTGCATCACACTGGCCCTCATCCATCCCAAGTAAGTGGGCCTGGTCCTATGCTCCAGTGCTAACACTCGGAAGCGAGGAGCCTGCTGGAGCCCATTGGTGTCCAGCAGGCCTGGTTTGGAGTGAGAGGAAACCCTTGGCTGTTTGGGAGTTTAGCTGCATCACCGCAGCCAGGGTTATCCAGGTTCTGGATCAAATAACAGGTTTAGCAAGTAACTGAAATGGAAGTAGAGGGTCCTCCTGTGAGATTTATGAGCAAGAAAATAGGACTAACATGGCAGCAGCAAAAGGCAGACATGAGGAGGCTGCAGCTTCATAGGATGGAAACAGCCTATTGATGGCTCCCTCCCAGCAGTTCAGGGAGTTGGAATAGTTCTGAGGTCCTCACAATTCACATTAGATTAGAATGCTCACATGTGGCCAATAGGATGTCAGAAGTAGATGGGACAGCACGTAAGGAACCTACTTCTGGCTCCTATGTGCCACAATGCTACCTTTAATCCTCACGGGGCCTTCTGAGGGCTTGAAAGCCACCTCAAGACTTCGCCACCATAGGGCcagaggggagaaaaagaagacCCAAGGCAGTTGCTGGGCAGCCTGGAGTCATACACTTACACAAATAGAGAATTTTGGCCACCTCCTAGCTATTGAGTCGATGTTAGCTCCAAGGCAGAGACGTCATGGGAGCCATTCATTGACTAAGACTGCCAGCACCACCGCTCTACCTGAAGCTACTGCTAGAGCAGGGTCCCCGAGgtgccacatacacatacacacccgtAACCGGAAAAGAGTGACACACACATTCCAGACCTCATCAGAAAAATGGGTGCAGATCCCGATATGGACTGGTAGGTGCAAACATGCCACTTGTGCAGGCACACAACCAGAGGTATGGACAGGTTAGCCAGAAACATGGACAGGGAAATGACAAGACACATACCCACATGCcttgatacacatacatacacctacacacaggGGTGTACcatccatacatatacataaacatacatacacatacataccacaccttCAGTACACTCCTGTCCATTTACCCTGAGATCCCATatcttcacacatacataccacccCAGACTGTTATCATGTAAACACACATAGCCTTAAACACCTGTAAACATCACACAACCCACACCCTCAAATATGCACAAGCATACACCTAGACTACCCATAGACCCTCACCATCCACAAACCCTCATTCAAGAATGCCTTCACACAAGCATACTACGCATCCATAGCATACACCTCTGTACaccacacacagatgtacacacagcaTTAGGTTTGTACACACCTCCACCTGCCCACTTCCTAACTCTTAGGGAAGCAGGCTTGCCACACTGCCATAGACAAGGATTCCAGTGTGGGGATTAACACTTGGGATAGCACCAGTGACAGGTCTGAGTTCCAGCCCGTCTTTAGATTCCCACTTCTCTCCTACAGAAGCAGCTCTGCAGCAAGCATACACAGGAGGTGCCAGATGCTTCCTGTGGGCCTAAGGTGGGCTTGTCACTGCCTGGTGAGGTGAGTGGACTCAGGTGTCTGGGGCTGTAGAAGCCATAGCCAACAGGTAGGGTTGGGTTAGGAAGCAGGGAACACCCCTAATTTTCTGTGGAGAGATCACTGATGGATAACCAGGACACAAAGCCTCCTATGGGCTGCTGATAGCAGTGGGGTCTTGCCCCAGGGGCCAATGGCTCTGGCTGAAAGTCTTAGTTCCATTGTTCAATGctcctgagcatgggacactcaCCACTGGGTTTCAGGTACTTTTTGGCATGGAGGTAGCTCTCAAGCATACGTTCGTTGAAGAGCATGTAGCCCATGGGCTCTGAGATGATAATGTCCACTTGCTCAGGCAGTGAGACCTCCTCTACTTTGCCGGGGATGACCACGATGCGGTCCGTCAGATTGTTACTCTTCACCAGGACCTGTAGAAGGAGGGAAAAGGCTCCCTGTGCTTGCTTGGCACAGGTCTTCCACAGCCCCTCAGCTCACCCAATGGGCTCTGCTCACACCTGGTGTGAGCTGCCGTATTTGTGGCCATCCTAACTATGGGGGAAGAGCTCCCAAGGCCCACCTCTCAGGCACCAGTGTCCCTTCTGCTGGGGAAGTGctttcccctggagctggagcctaGTTCTGGCAACCTGCCTTTCACATATAATGGGCCTAGTAGAAGCGACATGTGTCCAAGGGGCTGACATATTACAAGAAGGAGAGTCGCAGAAGAGACTGGACTAGCACTGAAGCTCTGTGAGGAGCAGCAGTGGCATGCATAGCTCCAGAAAACACCCAAGGGCAAGCTGGGAGTGTGCTGTATGAGATGTCTGCTGTGGGAGGGGGAGCCAAGCTCATGCATGGATCCACAGAACTGTAGGCCGGTCCTGGAGACTCTGTCTGGTAAAGAACCTGAGTAGTAGAGAGCTAGGGATAAGAAAGCAGTGTCCATTCCTCTGCAGCTTTTCAATTCTGAACTTGAAAATGGAGTTttccatgaaaaagaaaaagaggaagggggagtaGCAAAATGACAAAAAAACTCCTGTGGTCAACCTCCGCAGGGTGTGTGGTGCTAACTCTCGGGACACATTAGGTGGATGACCCAGAATCCCACCAAGGGCTGTTCTGGTGCCACTCTGTCACTGTTGATTTGCTACCACAGTCTTAatgcccacccccagccccaccccactgtGACCACTAGATTCTAGAGACAAAGAGCAGCAGTGATGCCCCAGGTTTCCTGGGGGCTCTGATGGGCACAGATGAGAAGGGCGCAGACCCCAGCAGGACACTGACCTCTGCATGCTGAGCCATGGTGCTGGCTTCCACGGCATAGATTTTCCTGGCTCCTGCTTGAGCAGCAAAAAATGACAGGATCCCAGAGCCACAGCCCACGTCTAGAACAATCTGAGGATATATAAGGCTACAGATGAGCCAACCACCACACTATCCTCACAGACAATAAGCAACAGCAGAACTACTATGTATCAACAAAAAAGTACtttcagagggctggagagatggttactattgcagaggacccagttccACTTCCTGGTACTCTCtcagctcacaagcatctataaCTGCAGTGCCAGAAGatgtgatgctctcttctgtccttccaGGGACcgaatgcacatggtacacacacaagcactcatacacataatgaaataagtacataaaaataaatctgaaatggGTAGATGCACTTGCTGCCAATGACCTGGGCTCCAAACTCTGAGACCCACATGGCAGGAGGAAAGAACCAATTTTCCTCAGCTGTCTTCtcatctctacacacacactctcaaataaatacatgtactttgaaaaaaattaaagctaataattacaacaaaaagaaaaaaataagaaaacaacacaaaaagcaTTACTGTACAATGGTAGATCCTGATAACCCAGTACTGAGAGCCTGGGGCAGGAGAACCATGAATTCAACACCAGCTTGGATTAGCATAGTGAGAAATGTGGCTGATGTGGGAAGCACGGAGACCTGAGAGCCTGGGAGTGCGGGCAGACCAGACCCCACCGTCCTTGCCCGCCCACCTGCTGAGAAACTGAGACACAAAGCTGACCAAGGCATGATAGCCAGGTAGGTCCTCCTTCTCAGGAGCTGCCTCTTACAGGCTTGGGGTCACCATGGACAAgaagcccataggaagaatagGTTTTCTGCTCAGTCCCAAGCCTATATCCTGAAGGGGGTGGAACACTTGGGGCACAGGCTTTAAGAGAATGTGCGGTAGAGGCTTCTGCAGGCACTGTGTCCTGTGCTCATGCTAACGCCATCCCCCACGGCAGCCTCGGCTGGGGCAGGTGAATGGCCCAAATCTGAGGGCCAACCGAGATGGGGCAGGAGTTTGGCAGAATGCTTTATGTTCTGGATGTGTGGAGTTCCTTCCACCAGAGCAGAACAAAGacacacagccaggcagtggtggtgcacgcctgtaatcccagcactctgggaggcagaggcaggcggagttcaaggccagcctggtctacagagtgagttccaggacagccagggctacacagagaaaccctgtctcgggggaaaaaaaaatcaaaaaaaaaaaaaaaaaaaaaaatcaaaaaaaaaaaaaaaaaaaaaaaagaacaccaaaaaacaaaaaaccccaacccccgTCCCCAAAAGAACAGAGACACATGGTTGCGGGTGGTATGTGTGGGCTGCCTAGGAAGAGATggcctggctgtggtggctggCGTAGAGGCAGCACTGCTGCCACGACCTTAGGTCTTCTCAGACTAGAAACCTTAAACGTGGAAACAGCCCCATCCCTGGGAGAGCTAACATGTCAGGAAAAGAGCACATGCTTTGAGGCCCCACACCCTGCCTGGGATCAGACCAAGAAGGAAGCAGTAGTGGCTGAGCGAATGTGGCCAGGAGGCCTGTGAGAGTGTTCCACAGATAACTCCTCTAGGGCCTAGAGGCCCTGAGTAAAGCCTAACTAAAGCCTGGATGAGGTAAATCCAGAGAGGACCCCACAGctgccccacacacacacacatgctgaccGGAAGCTGGGAAGAGAGGCACATACCCGTGCTGTCAGTGCTGAGTGGACTCACACTGGAGGACTGTGAGTTAAAGGAGAGCCTGAGATCACAAAGagcagaacaaaaacaaactcccagactggagagatggctcagtggttaatagcactgactgcttttccagaggtcctgagttcaattcccagcaaccacatggtggctcacaaccatctgtaatggggtctggtgccctcttctggtgtgtctgaagacagctacagtgtactcatacacacaaaataaatcttttacacctgcccccccacacacacacacagctcccaaTTGCTGCAAAAGGGTAAACAAAGCCACAGGATGAGAAGGGATCTGTGTGCTGTGTGGAACACAGAGGGACATGGTGCTCAATGTCTGTAAGGCAAACACTTGGCAAATGgaaat encodes:
- the Carm1 gene encoding histone-arginine methyltransferase CARM1 isoform X3; its protein translation is MAAAAATAVGPGAGSAGVAGPGGAGPCATVSVFPGARLLTIGDANGEIQRHAEQQALRLEVRAGPDAAGIALYSHEDVCVFKCSVSRETECSRVGRQSFIITLGCNSVLIQFATPHDFCSFYNILKTCRGHTLERSVFSERTEESSAVQYFQFYGYLSQQQNMMQDYVRTGTYQRAILQNHTDFKDKIVLDVGCGSGILSFFAAQAGARKIYAVEASTMAQHAEVLVKSNNLTDRIVVIPGKVEEVSLPEQVDIIISEPMGYMLFNERMLESYLHAKKYLKPSGNMFPTIGDVHLAPFTDEQLYMEQFTKANFWYQPSFHGVDLSALRGAAVDEYFRQPVVDTFDIRILMAKSVKYTVNFLEAKEGDLHRIEIPFKFHMLHSGLVHGLAFWFDVAFIGSIMTVWLSTAPTEPLTHWYQVRCLFQSPLFAKAGDTLSGTCLLIANKRQSYDISIVAQVDQTGSKSSNLLDLKNPFFRYTGTTPSPPPGSHYTSPSENMWNTGSTYNLSSGVAVAGMPTAYDLSSVIAGGSSVGHNNLIPLGSSGAQGGGGSSSAHYAVNNQFTMGGPAISMASPMSIPTNTMHYGS
- the Carm1 gene encoding histone-arginine methyltransferase CARM1 isoform X2, which translates into the protein MAAAAATAVGPGAGSAGVAGPGGAGPCATVSVFPGARLLTIGDANGEIQRHAEQQALRLEVRAGPDAAGIALYSHEDVCVFKCSVSRETECSRVGRQSFIITLGCNSVLIQFATPHDFCSFYNILKTCRGHTLERSVFSERTEESSAVQYFQFYGYLSQQQNMMQDYVRTGTYQRAILQNHTDFKDKIVLDVGCGSGILSFFAAQAGARKIYAVEASTMAQHAEVLVKSNNLTDRIVVIPGKVEEVSLPEQVDIIISEPMGYMLFNERMLESYLHAKKYLKPSGNMFPTIGDVHLAPFTDEQLYMEQFTKANFWYQPSFHGVDLSALRGAAVDEYFRQPVVDTFDIRILMAKSVKYTVNFLEAKEGDLHRIEIPFKFHMLHSGLVHGLAFWFDVAFIGSIMTVWLSTAPTEPLTHWYQVRCLFQSPLFAKAGDTLSGTCLLIANKRQSYDISIVAQVDQTGSKSSNLLDLKNPFFRYTGTTPSPPPGSHYTSPSENMWNTGSTYNLSSGVAVAGMPTAYDLSSVIAGGSSVGHNNLIPLANTGIVNHTHSRMGSIMSTGIVQGSSGAQGGGGSSSAHYAVNNQFTMGGPAISMASPMSIPTNTMHYGS
- the Carm1 gene encoding histone-arginine methyltransferase CARM1 isoform X1; translation: MAAAAATAVGPGAGSAGVAGPGGAGPCATVSVFPGARLLTIGDANGEIQRHAEQQALRLEVRAGPDAAGIALYSHEDVCVFKCSVSRETECSRVGRQSFIITLGCNSVLIQFATPHDFCSFYNILKTCRGHTLERSVFSERTEESSAVQYFQFYGYLSQQQNMMQDYVRTGTYQRAILQNHTDFKDKIVLDVGCGSGILSFFAAQAGARKIYAVEASTMAQHAEVLVKSNNLTDRIVVIPGKVEEVSLPEQVDIIISEPMGYMLFNERMLESYLHAKKYLKPSGNMFPTIGDVHLAPFTDEQLYMEQFTKANFWYQPSFHGVDLSALRGAAVDEYFRQPVVDTFDIRILMAKSVKYTVNFLEAKEGDLHRIEIPFKFHMLHSGLVHGLAFWFDVAFIGSIMTVWLSTAPTEPLTHWYQVRCLFQSPLFAKAGDTLSGTCLLIANKRQSYDISIVAQVDQTGSKSSNLLDLKNPFFRYTGTTPSPPPGSHYTSPSENMWNTGSTYNLSSGVAVAGMPTAYDLSSVIAGGSSVGHNNLIPLANTGIVNHTHSRMGSIMSTGIVQGNRVAGPWAGGLPPGLRTRSSYQWGPGRLRGHAGSSVPMTCPTGSSGAQGGGGSSSAHYAVNNQFTMGGPAISMASPMSIPTNTMHYGS
- the Carm1 gene encoding histone-arginine methyltransferase CARM1 isoform X4, which codes for MAAAAATAVGPGAGSAGVAGPGGAGPCATVSVFPGARLLTIGDANGEIQRHAEQQALRLEVRAGPDAAGIALYSHEDVCVFKCSVSRETECSRVGRQSFIITLGCNSVLIQFATPHDFCSFYNILKTCRGHTLERSVFSERTEESSAVQYFQFYGYLSQQQNMMQDYVRTGTYQRAILQNHTDFKDKIVLDVGCGSGILSFFAAQAGARKIYAVEASTMAQHAEVLVKSNNLTDRIVVIPGKVEEVSLPEQVDIIISEPMGYMLFNERMLESYLHAKKYLKPSGNMFPTIGDVHLAPFTDEQLYMEQFTKANFWYQPSFHGVDLSALRGAAVDEYFRQPVVDTFDIRILMAKSVKYTVNFLEAKEGDLHRIEIPFKFHMLHSGLVHGLAFWFDVAFIGSIMTVWLSTAPTEPLTHWYQVRCLFQSPLFAKAGDTLSGTCLLIANKRQSYDISIVAQVDQTGSKSSNLLDLKNPFFRYTGTTPSPPPGSHYTSPSENMWNTGSTYNLSSGVAVAGMPTAYDLSSVIAGGSSVGHNNLIPLGCGAYSSSWPPL
- the Carm1 gene encoding histone-arginine methyltransferase CARM1 isoform X5; its protein translation is MAAAAATAVGPGAGSAGVAGPGGAGPCATVSVFPGARLLTIGDANGEIQRHAEQQALRLEVRAGPDAAGIALYSHEDVCVFKCSVSRETECSRVGRQSFIITLGCNSVLIQFATPHDFCSFYNILKTCRGHTLERSVFSERTEESSAVQYFQFYGYLSQQQNMMQDYVRTGTYQRAILQNHTDFKDKIVLDVGCGSGILSFFAAQAGARKIYAVEASTMAQHAEVLVKSNNLTDRIVVIPGKVEEVSLPEQVDIIISEPMGYMLFNERMLESYLHAKKYLKPSGNMFPTIGDVHLAPFTDEQLYMEQFTKANFWYQPSFHGVDLSALRGAAVDEYFRQPVVDTFDIRILMAKSVKYTVNFLEAKEGDLHRIEIPFKFHMLHSGLVHGLAFWFDVAFIGSIMTVWLSTAPTEPLTHWYQVRCLFQSPLFAKAGDTLSGTCLLIANKRQSYDISIVAQVDQTGSKSSNLLDLKNPFFRYTGTTPSPPPGSHYTSPSENMWNTGSTYNLSSGVAVAGMPTAYDLSSVIAGGSSVGHNNLIPLGPVQSWRL